A genomic region of Arachis stenosperma cultivar V10309 chromosome 9, arast.V10309.gnm1.PFL2, whole genome shotgun sequence contains the following coding sequences:
- the LOC130949372 gene encoding uncharacterized protein LOC130949372, producing the protein MNAKDASKADPLMRSICLFGDKTLIALYDTGASHSFISFAKVKELDLKVSELPFDLHVHTPHLTVMTRLGCRQVGFKLEGRDFVHDLICLPMVGLEMILGFDWLSKNRVLLDFFERTIRFMPEGDNGAVVAAGYYLNSVLIHCSGEECQGYILLTANALGDAQDLDQIPVVRDLSEVLPEDIPEFPPQREIELVPGAGPVSIAPYRMALIELAELKSQLEELLNKRFIRPSISPWGAPVLLVKKKDGGMRLCMDYR; encoded by the coding sequence ATGAATGCTAAAGATGCTTCCAAGGCGGATCCATTGATGAGAAGTATTTGTTTATTTGGTGATAAGACTTTAATTGCATTGTATGATACTGGAGCATCGCATTCGTTTATCTCATTTGCTAAAGTCAAGGAATTAGACTTGAAAGTGTCAGAGTTACCTTTTGATCTGCATGTACATACTCCGCATCTGACAGTTATGACTAGGTTAGGTTGTAGACAAGTAGGTTTCAAGCTTGAGGGTAGAGATTTTGTACATGATTTGATTTGTTTACCAATGGTTGGGTTGGAGATGATTTTGGGGTTTGATTGGTTGTCGAAGAATCGGGTTTTGTTGGATTTCTTTGAACGGACAATTCGATTTATGCCGGAAGGAGATAATGGAGCAGTGGTAGCCGCGGGATACTACCTGAACTCTGTATTAATACACTGTAGTGGGGAAGAGTGTCAGGGTTACATCTTGTTAACTGCTAATGCTTTGGGGGATGCCCAGGACTTAGATCAGATACCGGTAGTTAGAGACCTTTCGGAAGTACTCCCAGAAGATATCCCTGAGTTTCCACCACAAAGGGAGATTGAATTGGTGCCGGGAGCCGGACCAGTGTCAATTGCGCCTTATAGGATGGCTCTGATAGAGCTGGCAGAATTAAAGTCTCAGTTGGAAGAGCTTCTGAACAAGAGGTTCATTCGACCGAGTATATCACCGTGGGGAGCACCAGTtttattggtgaagaagaaggatggagggatGCGTTTGTGCATGGATTACCGATAG